From Mannheimia pernigra, one genomic window encodes:
- the recC gene encoding exodeoxyribonuclease V subunit gamma, with protein MFTLYQSNQIASLAEMLVKVQQVNPLKDPFEPETILIQSQGMAQWLQMQIAEVSGVMGNCNFLYPTTFLWQQYRVLFPELPKENIFDRNSMAWRIMRLLPGCLHQAEFAPLRHYLANQPSEEQYQLKLYQLSAKIAELFDQYLVYRPHWLVHWEENNLQAVENELRSAIASKNIDLNLITADMKWQSHLWQQIVQDLEFSVDNRIFTTSHRAYLQQNYFEKLDNLTDAEREKLPKRIFVFGISAFSPLQLAVFKKLSEHCDIHIFFFNPSEKYWGDSIEDKVWQKLALTHKISPEDLDTLLMEQSNKLLNLWGKQGRDFLAQLMEFEPNTIDVFIEPDESSNLNKLKKQIFISENNATIDHLIEDHSIQIHACHSQMREVEVLHNQLLNLFEKDKTLRPKDIIVMSPDINKYAPYIDAVFSRYAGSRDPRYIPFSLSDQLWTKIDPIINSFLQLLAMKESQFNAEYVFDLLEVGAIQARFSFSSEDIYTLRIWAKNAGVRSGTDIQQPYWYNYNSWENGLNRLLLGSSLKESHGIWENTLAFSDSYGLNAELVGRLASFVSVLLEWVKRIQLPQSLAQWHLAVKTLIADLYQENAENAASILLLNTVNDEVLALISTTRFAENLHIEILALIFNQQLNQSSQQLNFLAGRVNFATLLPMRAIPFKVVCLLGMNESDFPRQQQINSFDLMRYAPQKGDRAKRDDDRYLFLEALLSAQDVFYISYIGQSQKDGKERLPSILVSQLLDIINDSLEPEFKQKLGSDAENVLVRKQPLTVFSKKNFTHVRDSAYNAEWIINPTATHQEFLSEPLNTDMEDDISIEIENLIRFVQNPIKFFFTNVLGISFNTHDDTIDDSEIFAMSGLDNYIVLNELLDIAPEQQEQFFKQEQLKGNLPASNFAKITQQDLANKISDMRATLAPYLMKESTVLSFNQSIVIDEKVINLYGNMTNLYDDEMVRWRVGRLRDKDKIEVWIYHLLLCIYCPEKMVKFYYREGGQIGELSFEKLSSEEALFQLMLYIKDYLAGLSQAQIVIYHNIQRYLNNKGENIEKALSDLAEEDGRDGSYLNRILSQTTALNSQAIYQRTVSWFGLMNEKIR; from the coding sequence ATGTTTACACTTTATCAATCCAACCAAATTGCATCACTAGCTGAAATGCTGGTGAAAGTTCAGCAAGTCAATCCGCTTAAAGATCCTTTTGAGCCAGAAACCATTTTGATTCAAAGCCAAGGAATGGCACAGTGGTTACAAATGCAGATTGCGGAAGTGAGCGGTGTTATGGGGAATTGCAACTTTCTTTATCCCACGACTTTTTTGTGGCAACAGTATCGTGTGCTATTTCCAGAATTACCGAAAGAGAATATTTTTGACCGCAATTCAATGGCTTGGCGGATTATGCGTTTGCTCCCAGGCTGCCTTCACCAAGCAGAATTTGCACCACTTCGGCATTATTTGGCAAATCAGCCGAGTGAGGAGCAATATCAGCTTAAACTTTACCAACTATCTGCCAAAATTGCTGAATTATTTGACCAATATTTGGTGTATCGCCCACATTGGTTAGTACATTGGGAAGAGAACAACTTACAAGCGGTCGAAAATGAGTTAAGAAGTGCAATTGCTAGCAAGAATATAGATCTGAATTTGATTACTGCTGATATGAAATGGCAAAGCCACTTATGGCAACAAATCGTGCAAGATCTCGAATTTAGTGTAGATAATCGTATTTTTACCACTTCACACCGTGCCTATTTGCAACAGAATTATTTTGAAAAGCTGGATAATTTAACGGATGCGGAAAGAGAAAAGTTGCCAAAACGTATTTTTGTTTTTGGTATTTCTGCGTTCTCACCATTACAGTTAGCGGTATTTAAAAAACTGAGCGAGCACTGTGATATTCACATTTTCTTTTTTAACCCAAGCGAAAAATATTGGGGAGATAGCATAGAAGACAAAGTGTGGCAAAAGCTTGCTTTAACGCATAAGATCTCGCCAGAAGATCTGGATACATTATTGATGGAGCAGAGCAATAAATTGCTTAATCTTTGGGGTAAGCAAGGGCGTGATTTTTTAGCACAACTGATGGAGTTTGAACCCAATACGATTGATGTGTTTATTGAGCCTGATGAGTCCAGCAATCTCAACAAACTTAAAAAACAGATTTTTATTTCTGAAAATAATGCCACTATTGATCATTTAATCGAAGATCACTCAATTCAAATTCACGCTTGCCATAGCCAGATGAGGGAAGTGGAGGTGCTACATAACCAGCTATTGAATTTATTTGAGAAAGATAAAACCTTGCGACCAAAAGATATTATTGTGATGTCGCCAGATATTAACAAATACGCGCCGTATATTGATGCCGTATTTTCTCGTTATGCAGGCAGTCGAGATCCCCGTTATATTCCTTTTTCGTTATCCGATCAGCTGTGGACTAAAATTGATCCTATTATCAATAGTTTCTTACAGCTGCTGGCGATGAAAGAGAGCCAATTTAACGCAGAATATGTGTTTGATTTATTAGAAGTTGGGGCTATTCAAGCACGTTTTTCTTTTAGCTCGGAAGATATTTACACCCTGCGAATTTGGGCAAAAAATGCAGGAGTGCGTTCTGGCACAGACATTCAACAGCCCTATTGGTACAACTACAATTCGTGGGAGAATGGCTTAAATCGTTTGTTGCTTGGCTCAAGTTTGAAAGAGTCGCACGGCATTTGGGAAAACACCCTTGCTTTTAGTGATAGCTATGGATTGAATGCAGAATTAGTTGGGCGACTTGCCTCGTTTGTTTCAGTCTTATTAGAATGGGTGAAACGGATTCAATTGCCACAATCTTTAGCACAATGGCATTTAGCGGTGAAAACCTTGATTGCGGATTTGTATCAAGAAAATGCGGAGAATGCCGCTTCTATTTTGTTACTCAATACAGTCAATGATGAAGTGTTAGCACTCATTTCCACCACACGTTTTGCCGAAAATCTACATATTGAGATTTTAGCACTCATTTTTAACCAACAGCTAAACCAATCTTCTCAACAGCTCAATTTCTTGGCTGGACGAGTGAATTTTGCCACCCTTTTACCAATGCGAGCGATTCCGTTTAAGGTAGTTTGCTTGCTTGGAATGAATGAATCAGATTTCCCTCGCCAACAACAGATCAATAGCTTTGATTTAATGCGATATGCGCCTCAAAAAGGCGACCGTGCTAAGCGTGATGATGATCGCTACCTCTTCTTGGAAGCTTTACTTTCTGCCCAAGATGTTTTTTATATCAGCTACATAGGGCAGTCGCAAAAAGATGGCAAAGAGAGACTGCCTTCTATTTTGGTATCTCAGCTTTTAGACATCATCAATGACTCTTTAGAACCTGAATTTAAGCAAAAATTAGGCTCAGATGCGGAAAATGTATTAGTTAGAAAACAGCCACTTACGGTGTTTAGCAAAAAAAACTTCACTCACGTAAGAGATTCCGCCTATAACGCAGAATGGATTATCAACCCAACTGCTACTCATCAAGAGTTCTTAAGCGAGCCATTGAATACTGATATGGAAGATGATATTTCGATCGAAATCGAAAATCTAATCCGCTTTGTGCAGAACCCAATTAAATTCTTCTTTACGAACGTATTGGGGATTTCCTTCAATACCCATGATGACACCATTGATGACAGTGAGATTTTTGCGATGTCTGGATTAGATAATTACATTGTCTTAAATGAACTATTGGACATTGCACCTGAACAGCAAGAGCAGTTTTTTAAACAAGAACAGCTTAAAGGTAATCTGCCTGCCTCTAACTTTGCTAAGATCACGCAGCAAGATTTAGCCAACAAAATCAGCGATATGCGAGCCACTTTAGCCCCTTATTTAATGAAAGAAAGCACGGTATTAAGCTTCAACCAGAGCATTGTGATTGATGAGAAAGTAATCAATCTATACGGCAATATGACTAATCTATACGATGATGAAATGGTACGATGGCGAGTAGGCAGATTGCGAGATAAAGATAAGATTGAAGTTTGGATTTATCATCTCTTGCTTTGTATTTATTGCCCAGAAAAAATGGTGAAATTCTATTATCGTGAAGGTGGGCAAATAGGGGAGCTAAGCTTTGAAAAACTATCTTCAGAAGAAGCATTATTCCAATTAATGCTGTATATAAAAGATTACTTAGCAGGCTTATCGCAAGCCCAAATTGTGATTTATCACAATATTCAACGTTACCTCAATAACAAAGGAGAAAATATTGAGAAGGCACTTTCCGACCTTGCAGAAGAAGATGGCCGAGATGGCAGTTATCTCAACCGTATTCTTTCACAAACTACAGCACTAAATTCGCAGGCGATCTATCAACGTACAGTAAGTTGGTTTGGGTTGATGAATGAGAAAATAAGGTGA
- a CDS encoding DUF5374 domain-containing protein, producing MNKYKAETTISLLVAVILFSIVALSFSHWQSEQNRQINQYFQQQQAAGILENQIALQLAGLECETNLVQNDMRYEVQCLGNKLIVRYPLGKIELNND from the coding sequence ATGAATAAATATAAAGCAGAAACTACAATTTCTCTATTGGTTGCAGTAATCCTATTCTCGATTGTGGCGTTGAGTTTTAGTCATTGGCAATCAGAGCAGAATCGACAAATTAATCAGTATTTCCAGCAGCAACAAGCTGCAGGAATATTAGAAAATCAAATTGCGTTACAGCTAGCAGGTTTAGAGTGTGAAACAAATCTGGTGCAAAACGATATGCGTTATGAAGTTCAATGCTTAGGGAATAAACTGATTGTTCGCTATCCGTTGGGAAAAATTGAACTGAATAATGATTGA
- a CDS encoding DUF2572 family protein, translated as MLFNKNASALLVSLILICSILSILFLTKDKWINQQNITHFYNEKYLSDKYHFLSLYQEDKNQRCQKLQKEKIIQTDLSPQKLNFLQYEFECQFNSLFKDKKPTKEKYISFTQLSDYLDLSNVPQREIYRIRALSELPKSREDDPKIVIAQNEINENLPEDFYGIVITDYLFDITGKKMYGTLYSSYDNARKERNLTFKKEVIRQLEAKYSYWRYLANSENMIGAIDE; from the coding sequence ATGCTATTTAATAAAAATGCCAGTGCATTATTAGTTTCCTTAATTTTAATTTGCTCTATCTTATCAATTCTCTTTTTAACTAAAGATAAATGGATTAATCAGCAAAATATTACCCATTTTTATAATGAAAAGTATCTGTCAGATAAATATCACTTTCTCTCTTTATATCAAGAAGATAAAAATCAACGTTGTCAAAAATTACAAAAAGAGAAAATTATTCAAACTGATTTGTCGCCGCAAAAATTAAATTTTTTACAATATGAATTTGAATGTCAATTTAACAGTTTGTTTAAAGATAAAAAGCCGACTAAAGAAAAGTATATTTCATTTACCCAACTTTCTGATTATTTAGATTTATCGAACGTACCCCAACGAGAGATATACAGGATTCGTGCATTATCGGAGCTACCCAAAAGTCGTGAAGATGATCCTAAAATTGTGATTGCTCAAAATGAGATAAATGAAAATTTACCAGAAGATTTTTATGGCATTGTAATTACCGATTATTTATTTGATATTACCGGAAAAAAGATGTATGGCACTTTGTATTCTTCTTATGATAATGCACGAAAAGAGAGGAATTTAACTTTTAAAAAAGAGGTTATTAGGCAGCTGGAAGCAAAGTATTCTTATTGGCGATATTTAGCTAATTCTGAAAATATGATAGGTGCAATAGATGAATAA
- a CDS encoding PulJ/GspJ family protein produces MWQQKINVVPVKINLSAFSLLEVLVTTALGAFVLFIFSLIYSDFYRSQIKQRELLSLQADAHQLIHYFQKHFQHIGYQGSKRIGSNFDLFQLDGKSVNIPNRNCLISFYDLNQDGCLGKRRTKTTACKLGDMNNTRDVLKEIFAFKLENNEIYTFSTKLDTCLKEECLKLLANCNGSWHKFIEVNNIKVNKLNFSWKKKDVLLEVEIELASVKENNLNYYTRAYIFLLNH; encoded by the coding sequence ATGTGGCAGCAAAAAATAAACGTAGTACCTGTAAAGATTAATTTATCGGCATTTAGTTTGCTTGAAGTTTTAGTTACAACCGCCTTAGGGGCGTTTGTATTATTTATTTTTTCCTTAATCTATTCTGATTTTTATCGCTCTCAAATTAAACAAAGAGAATTATTATCCTTGCAAGCAGATGCTCATCAACTCATTCATTACTTCCAGAAACATTTTCAGCATATAGGCTATCAAGGAAGTAAGCGAATAGGGAGTAACTTTGATTTATTTCAGCTAGATGGAAAAAGTGTGAATATACCAAATCGGAATTGTTTGATTAGCTTTTATGATTTAAATCAAGATGGCTGTTTGGGAAAACGTAGAACAAAAACGACCGCTTGTAAGTTAGGCGATATGAATAATACTCGTGATGTATTAAAAGAAATATTTGCTTTTAAATTAGAGAATAATGAAATTTATACATTTTCTACTAAATTAGATACTTGTTTGAAAGAAGAGTGTTTAAAATTATTAGCTAATTGTAATGGTTCTTGGCATAAATTTATTGAAGTAAATAATATTAAAGTCAATAAATTAAATTTTAGTTGGAAGAAAAAAGATGTATTGCTTGAGGTGGAAATAGAATTGGCATCAGTAAAAGAAAATAATCTTAATTATTACACCAGAGCTTATATTTTTTTGTTAAATCATTAG
- a CDS encoding pilus assembly FimT family protein, producing MYKAITLIEVLTAMAIMVISIYFISPIIFTFQDRIALNSEIENIQSFIYQIQTKARYSKRNYTLTISQQNNRWCMVAVMKPINSNKQIICNCLMKNSCNQNEEYHLYKPTHQSIVLKNKSLYPKSFVNIDGVSGQLESKCIHLNLNKESDILQFDQLGRVYVAAKNKRSTCKD from the coding sequence ATGTATAAAGCAATAACATTAATTGAAGTGTTGACTGCTATGGCTATTATGGTCATTTCAATTTATTTTATCTCTCCTATTATTTTTACTTTTCAAGATAGAATTGCATTAAATAGTGAAATTGAAAATATTCAATCTTTTATTTACCAAATCCAAACTAAGGCTCGTTATAGCAAGCGAAATTATACATTAACTATTTCTCAGCAAAATAATCGGTGGTGTATGGTGGCAGTAATGAAACCAATTAATAGCAATAAACAAATTATTTGTAATTGTTTAATGAAGAATAGTTGTAATCAAAATGAAGAATACCATCTTTATAAACCGACTCATCAAAGCATAGTATTAAAAAATAAAAGTTTATATCCAAAATCCTTTGTTAATATTGATGGGGTAAGTGGGCAGTTAGAATCTAAATGTATTCATCTTAATTTAAATAAAGAGAGTGATATTTTACAGTTTGATCAATTAGGGCGGGTTTATGTGGCAGCAAAAAATAAACGTAGTACCTGTAAAGATTAA
- the fabA gene encoding bifunctional 3-hydroxydecanoyl-ACP dehydratase/trans-2-decenoyl-ACP isomerase → MNSCTPIIKPSYTYEELLLSGKGELFGDKGPQLPAPPMLMMDRIIEMSQEKGNFEKGYIEAEFDIKPDLWFFDCHFINDPVMPGCLGLDAMWQLVGFYLGWIGGEGKGRALGVGEVKFTGQILPTAKKVTYRIHMKRVVNRKLVMGVADGEVEVDGRVIYTATDLKVGLFQDTTSF, encoded by the coding sequence ATGAACAGTTGTACACCAATTATTAAACCAAGCTATACTTATGAAGAACTTTTACTTTCTGGTAAAGGTGAATTGTTCGGTGATAAAGGGCCCCAATTGCCAGCTCCTCCTATGTTAATGATGGATCGTATCATTGAGATGAGCCAAGAGAAAGGAAATTTTGAGAAAGGTTATATTGAAGCAGAATTTGATATTAAACCTGATTTATGGTTTTTTGATTGTCATTTTATTAACGATCCTGTTATGCCAGGTTGTTTAGGTTTAGATGCAATGTGGCAATTAGTTGGATTCTATCTTGGCTGGATTGGTGGGGAAGGCAAAGGCCGTGCATTAGGTGTTGGAGAAGTGAAATTCACAGGGCAAATTTTACCGACAGCGAAAAAAGTAACCTACCGCATTCATATGAAACGTGTGGTAAATCGTAAATTAGTGATGGGCGTGGCTGATGGTGAGGTGGAAGTTGATGGCCGCGTAATCTATACCGCAACAGACTTAAAAGTTGGTTTATTTCAAGACACTACATCATTTTAA
- a CDS encoding AAA family ATPase encodes MTIFLLNSPELTVEYPFSDSNQQINFFDFQLKAKQALKQFMQANLGSLLVVKSELFPEFINELTDYLRQDNPAISIVTKMDFNKNNLFGYYVFLEREQRTEYVQGAIQEAINGVLIVNINSLLLDITQWDKLKQALLFGEYEPHSVNYPPHFLEKEKSAFKLILVGEREDISTLLSYDDNLYQVAQYTEIKSYLSLNNNIEKWANYVQTCAKNIINKRLMPTALNQFLQAFIRESESRDLISISPTLLRKHLLGIQNFYEDTQINEVNTYFNYLEEQSSILNEYTMEDILKNQLYIETDGEQIGQINGLSVIDFEGIPYSFGEPLRISCNVQYGDGEIHDIERKVELGGNIHSKGIILAQSCLANLLELPTQLPFSASIAFEQSYGEIDGDSSSLAIFNVLVSALSKIALPQSIAVTGAIDQFGHVLSVGGVNQKIEGFFNICKARNLTGKQGVIIPAACLGHLSLKAEVVEAVAQEQFKIWAVENVFDAIEILFARRFYDDEKVLTSEHTSIFSLIHQQLEDRDNQDTSGSFFRKICKKLMFD; translated from the coding sequence GTGACCATTTTTTTACTTAATAGTCCAGAACTAACTGTTGAATATCCTTTTTCTGATTCAAATCAGCAGATAAATTTTTTTGATTTCCAATTAAAAGCAAAACAAGCTTTAAAGCAATTTATGCAAGCTAATTTGGGATCTTTATTGGTAGTTAAATCCGAACTATTTCCTGAATTTATCAATGAGCTTACCGATTATTTAAGACAAGATAATCCAGCGATTTCTATAGTAACCAAAATGGATTTTAATAAAAATAACTTGTTTGGTTATTATGTTTTTTTGGAAAGAGAACAGAGAACTGAATATGTGCAAGGTGCAATTCAGGAAGCAATTAATGGTGTTTTAATTGTAAATATAAATTCATTATTATTGGATATTACTCAGTGGGATAAATTAAAGCAGGCATTATTATTTGGAGAATATGAGCCCCATTCTGTTAATTACCCGCCACATTTTTTAGAGAAAGAAAAATCTGCATTTAAATTAATTTTGGTTGGTGAAAGAGAAGATATTTCAACCCTTTTATCTTATGATGATAATTTATATCAAGTTGCACAATATACTGAAATTAAATCCTACTTATCATTAAATAATAATATTGAAAAATGGGCGAATTATGTTCAGACTTGTGCTAAAAATATCATTAATAAAAGATTAATGCCTACAGCACTTAATCAATTTTTACAGGCTTTTATCCGAGAAAGTGAAAGCCGTGATTTAATTTCTATTTCGCCAACATTATTAAGAAAACATTTATTAGGTATTCAGAATTTCTATGAAGATACACAGATTAATGAAGTAAACACCTATTTTAATTATTTAGAAGAACAATCTTCTATTCTAAATGAATATACGATGGAAGATATTTTGAAAAATCAACTTTATATTGAAACAGACGGCGAGCAAATTGGTCAGATAAATGGTTTATCCGTTATTGATTTTGAAGGTATTCCTTATAGTTTTGGGGAGCCTTTGCGTATAAGTTGTAATGTGCAATATGGCGATGGCGAAATTCATGATATTGAGCGTAAGGTCGAATTAGGTGGAAATATTCACTCAAAAGGAATTATTCTTGCTCAATCCTGCTTGGCTAATTTATTAGAATTACCCACTCAATTGCCGTTTTCCGCTTCTATTGCTTTTGAGCAATCTTATGGCGAAATTGATGGAGACAGCTCTTCTCTAGCTATTTTTAATGTGTTAGTGAGTGCGTTATCTAAAATTGCGTTACCACAATCTATTGCCGTAACGGGTGCAATCGATCAATTTGGTCATGTGCTCAGCGTAGGTGGTGTGAATCAGAAAATTGAAGGTTTCTTTAATATTTGTAAGGCTCGAAACTTAACAGGAAAGCAAGGTGTCATTATTCCTGCTGCTTGCCTTGGGCATTTGAGCTTGAAAGCTGAAGTGGTTGAAGCAGTGGCTCAAGAGCAATTTAAAATTTGGGCAGTTGAAAATGTATTTGATGCGATTGAGATTTTGTTTGCTCGGCGTTTTTATGATGATGAGAAAGTGCTAACATCTGAACACACATCAATATTTTCGCTTATCCATCAGCAATTGGAAGATCGTGATAATCAAGATACAAGCGGTTCATTTTTTAGAAAAATTTGCAAAAAGCTGATGTTTGACTGA
- the matP gene encoding macrodomain Ter protein MatP, which produces MRYQKLITQETTWKWQYLLKKYREGENITKHEEQSLIDLKIQFLSTLQDSPEEVEKWIKSEMTTEQRKKMRQSVRAKRKRFFNAEKQATKKKSIDLEYASWLKLSKYAKSQNLTLSEAIIKLTDEVENKQFYLEQVAKMKSSLKDLLK; this is translated from the coding sequence ATGCGATATCAAAAACTTATTACGCAAGAAACTACTTGGAAATGGCAATATCTTCTCAAAAAATATCGGGAAGGAGAAAACATTACTAAGCACGAAGAGCAAAGTTTGATTGATTTGAAGATTCAATTTCTCTCTACATTACAAGATTCCCCTGAAGAAGTAGAAAAATGGATTAAATCAGAAATGACGACTGAACAACGTAAAAAAATGCGTCAATCTGTTCGAGCGAAAAGAAAACGTTTTTTTAATGCCGAGAAACAAGCAACAAAGAAAAAATCAATTGATTTAGAATACGCCAGTTGGCTAAAGCTCTCTAAATATGCCAAAAGTCAAAATCTTACTTTATCTGAGGCTATCATTAAATTAACTGACGAAGTTGAAAACAAGCAGTTTTACTTAGAACAAGTTGCGAAAATGAAATCAAGTTTAAAAGATTTATTAAAATAA
- the ompA gene encoding porin OmpA yields MKKTLVALAVLSAATVAQAAPQANTFYAGAKAGWASFHHGVKQFDSKYAGSTRYNLFNADKGFGINRNSVTYGVFGGYQILNQNNVGLALELGYDYFGRVRGNDKVVGLQGKDYRAFKHSAHGTHLSLKPSYEVAPNLDAFAKVGVALVRNDYKFYAEPNSSDTTDKYHDLKTSLILGGGLEYAITPELAARVEYQWLNKAGNYAKAIRKADPQSRDVAKYGPEIHSVSAGLTYRFGQGAAPVEAPEVITKNFAFSSDVLFDFGKSSLKPAAASSLDAAHAEMNNLGLANPAVQVNGYTDRIGSEEFNLKLSQRRAETVANYIVSKGANPASVTAVGYGKANPVTGNTCDAVKGRQALIACLAPDRRVEIQIQGSKQVTM; encoded by the coding sequence ATGAAAAAAACATTAGTTGCATTAGCAGTATTATCAGCTGCTACAGTAGCTCAAGCAGCTCCACAAGCTAACACTTTCTATGCAGGTGCTAAAGCGGGTTGGGCATCATTCCACCATGGTGTTAAACAATTCGATAGTAAATATGCTGGAAGCACACGCTATAATTTATTTAATGCTGATAAAGGTTTCGGTATTAACCGTAACTCTGTAACTTACGGTGTGTTCGGTGGTTACCAAATCTTAAACCAAAATAATGTTGGTTTAGCACTAGAATTAGGCTATGACTATTTCGGTCGTGTACGTGGTAACGATAAAGTAGTTGGTTTACAAGGTAAAGATTATCGTGCATTCAAACACTCTGCTCACGGTACTCACTTAAGCTTAAAACCAAGTTATGAAGTTGCACCTAATTTAGATGCATTTGCTAAAGTAGGTGTTGCATTAGTTCGTAATGACTATAAATTCTATGCTGAGCCAAATAGTTCTGACACAACAGATAAATACCACGACTTAAAAACATCTTTAATTTTAGGTGGTGGTTTAGAGTATGCAATCACTCCAGAATTAGCAGCTCGTGTTGAATACCAATGGTTAAATAAAGCGGGCAATTACGCTAAAGCAATTCGTAAAGCTGATCCACAAAGCAGAGATGTTGCTAAATATGGCCCAGAAATTCACTCAGTTTCTGCTGGTTTAACATATCGTTTTGGTCAAGGTGCAGCTCCAGTTGAAGCACCAGAAGTTATTACTAAAAACTTTGCATTCAGCTCAGATGTTTTATTTGATTTTGGTAAATCAAGCTTAAAACCAGCTGCAGCATCTTCTTTAGATGCAGCTCACGCAGAAATGAACAACTTAGGCTTAGCTAACCCAGCAGTTCAAGTTAATGGTTACACAGACCGTATCGGTAGCGAAGAGTTTAACTTAAAACTTTCACAACGCCGTGCAGAAACAGTAGCTAACTACATCGTTTCTAAAGGTGCTAACCCAGCTAGCGTAACTGCTGTAGGTTATGGTAAAGCAAACCCAGTAACTGGTAACACTTGTGATGCAGTTAAAGGTCGTCAAGCATTGATCGCTTGCTTAGCACCAGATCGCCGTGTTGAAATCCAAATTCAAGGTTCAAAACAAGTAACTATGTAA